CGTTCAGGTAACTCTGCCGCGGCGGTATGACGTCCTCGAAGCCCTTTTCCGCGACCTCGGCAAGATACCGTTCGTACTGCTGCTGGCCGGCCCGGTATTCCGCTTCGGTAGTCCGATACTCTCTATTGAGCACTCTGGCCTTGGCTTTCTGCACAATCTTCCCGGAGTTCCCTCCGGCTACAATGAGTACCGCAGCAGTGATGCGCTGATCGACTGCCATGGATATCGCCGAAATAAGGCCGCCAAAGCTGACCCCGAGAACCCCTACCCTCCGCCCGTCCAGCTCGGCACGCGTGCTGGACCAGTCTACCACCTGTCGTACCTCTACTACTGCGGTACGGTAGATTTCGAACCACTCTTCGTCGCTGAGATGGGGCATTCGCCGCCATCCTGCCCCCGACAGCCGGCTGGAATGAACAGCGAGATGCGGAATGAAGCAGGCGATACCCTTTCCGGCCAGACTCCGCGCCAGTCCCCGGCAGGGCACCAGACTGGCATCACCAACGCCGTGAAGCAGGATGACAAGGGGAGCTTTGCCAGAACCACGGGGCTGGAAGTAATCGCCATGTGCCATTTCTACCTTTTCATGGCGTGTCTGAAATGCCGGTGGAAAGTCGACCGTGTACCGCAGCCAATTGGAGGTCTGGTTTCTAAGATGAAGGTTGAAATGGGCGTCATCGGTGGAGTAGTCGTAGGGATTCATCCCCACCAGTATAGCCCAATCACGCTCACTTTTCCAGGAGATGTACTAGTCCGGTACATTACTGACAGATAGGGTCAATAGCAATAAATCAGATAATGAAAAATATGGGAAACAATTCGAGGCTAACCGAGCGTGAATTGTTTCCAACGTTATGTCCAGTAGCCAGCATGATGCCGGACCTTTCTTTATTATGATGTGGTGACCCCATTCCCTCTTTGACTCCCTGATTTATTCTGTCATTCTGAGCAGAGCGAAGAATCTAGCTAGGGATGAGATTGCTTCGCTGCGCTCGCAATGACGGTATACCTTTCCCGAAAACACTCTATGTCATTGCGAAGAATGCAGTGACGCGCCACCATCTTCAGTAGCGCACAATCTCGACACTATTGGGTAACCCCATCCCCGGGTACAGCCCGGGTACAATGGTAATAAAACAGACCGGGGACACAGGTAACAGATAAGGTATGAAGCAGGAGGTGACTACCTACACCATGCACAGAACGTCACAATGTGCAGCACACCGGTGGAATGGACGTTGCACAAGAAGCCAGAGTGTTCAACTTCCAAGAAACGGGTTGAGTTTTCCCATCGACTCTAGCCGGTTACATCCCGCTTACGGAAGAGATAGAAGGCTAGCCCGATGAAAAACAGGCTATAGGCTGCAAGTATTACAAAAGCCAGCCACAACTCAGGCAACTGGTCGGAGAGGCTGTTACCACCCATACCCATGCTCATCCCTGGTGGGAGGTTGCTCTGTGCTGTGATCGCCCTGACATTAGCTGTGAGCAGGTAGTCAGGTATCCTGGCAATCCAGCCACCAGCAAGGCTCATAAACGCAGTAATGATGGATTCCAGAAAGAATATGCCTATGCCTAGAGCAATGCCTGGCATAGCCGAGCGTCCGACTACGGCGAGAAGGAATCCAAGTAGCGCATACGGCATCAATACGTAGAATGTGCGCCAGAACTGAAGGAACTGGTCCCACAGGTATCCGCCAGTCATGAAGCTGAAATCAAAGGAATAGCCACCGATGGCTGTAGTGATCAAACTCATGAGGAAGCCAGTGGCCAACCCGATAACCATACCTATGAGAATCAGGATGCCGGCTGCCACCAACTTGGCACCAAGGAGTTTGAGGCGACTTTCACTGCAGATGAGCATAGTCCTCATGGTTCGCCAACTGTACTCAGTTCCCACAGAGCTGGCGATGAGGATCACGGCCAGGATGGTGCCAAGAGAGGACAATATGGACAAGGCAAAGGGAAGAGCTAGCGGAAGTCCCAGCAGATTCTGTATGGTCCCAATCTCTTCGGAACCATGGACAGGAATGGCAACTTTAGATACGGCGAGCAGCAACAGATAGAGGACAATCATAATGCCAACCAGCACAAACAACAGCACCCTGGTCATAAGGCGCTTCCGCAGCTTGAAGAGCTCCGCGCTGATCAGTCTAGTCACCGCTCTCACCACCTGTTAACTGCAGGAATACGCTCTCCAGGCTGACGCCGTGGCTTACCAGTTCCGAGGGGAAGATACTGTGCTCAGCAAGGGCTGCACTCACCCGGGAGGCGCTCTCTTCCGGGGCATCCACAATCAGATGATCGTTCTCCCTCTTGACCGAGTTTATCCAGGGCAAGCCACTAAGAATAGCAGCGGCCCGCGCCGGGTCGTCCACCTTGATTTGAATCGTCCGGCCTTGCGCCAATAGCTCGTGAACCGGGGCGCAGGCGAGCATGACGCCCTCCTTGATTATCGCCACTCTATCGCACACCTGCTCAACCTCATGAAGCAGGTGACTGCACAGAAACAGGGCGCGACCTTCATGCGCCAACCTTGGAATCAGATCGCGCACTTCCTTGGTCCCAGCAGGGTCGAGTCCGCTGGCAGGTTCATCCAGGACGATGAGTTCCGGGTCCCTTAGCAGAGTCGACGCAATTCCCAGCCTCTGCTTCATTCCCATGGAATAGTGGCTATACCTGTCTGCAGCACGGTCCTGCAGGTTGACCCGCTCCAGCACCTCTGCTATCCTGGCCCTGGGAATGCCTCCGATGGCTCTGGCAAGTGCCTCCAGATTGTCCCGCCCGGACAAGTAAGGATAGAAGGCAGGTGATTCGACCACCGCTCCTATGCGCCGGAGCGCAGCCCATTGGTTGTCCTCAAGCCTGCGACCAAACAGCTCGATGCTCCCACCGGAGGGAGCGATCAGCCCCAGGATCATTCCGACTGTGGTGCTCTTGCCTGCGCCATTTGGCCCCAGGAAGCCGAAAACCTCGCCCCGGCGAACCTCTAAGTCGAGGTTCTTTACTGCTTCCAGTTGGCCGAAACGCTTGGTCAGGCCGGTGGTACGCAGGACAACATCGCTGCCTTCTCTTGAGTCAGGATGAAGTTCTGCGGTTGCCTGATTGGTCATGCGTCACCTTTTGTGCGGTCGCCTGCCAGCGAGTTTGGGTGCTTCTTGCCGAGCCTATTTGGGCAGCGTACCG
Above is a genomic segment from Dehalococcoidales bacterium containing:
- a CDS encoding alpha/beta fold hydrolase, with translation MNPYDYSTDDAHFNLHLRNQTSNWLRYTVDFPPAFQTRHEKVEMAHGDYFQPRGSGKAPLVILLHGVGDASLVPCRGLARSLAGKGIACFIPHLAVHSSRLSGAGWRRMPHLSDEEWFEIYRTAVVEVRQVVDWSSTRAELDGRRVGVLGVSFGGLISAISMAVDQRITAAVLIVAGGNSGKIVQKAKARVLNREYRTTEAEYRAGQQQYERYLAEVAEKGFEDVIPPRQSYLNDPMTFAGYLRQRPLLMINARWDEFIPREATLDFWEACDRPAITWLPGTHTAIWLWYPFIRRRIGNFFESFFGL
- a CDS encoding ABC transporter ATP-binding protein, producing the protein MTNQATAELHPDSREGSDVVLRTTGLTKRFGQLEAVKNLDLEVRRGEVFGFLGPNGAGKSTTVGMILGLIAPSGGSIELFGRRLEDNQWAALRRIGAVVESPAFYPYLSGRDNLEALARAIGGIPRARIAEVLERVNLQDRAADRYSHYSMGMKQRLGIASTLLRDPELIVLDEPASGLDPAGTKEVRDLIPRLAHEGRALFLCSHLLHEVEQVCDRVAIIKEGVMLACAPVHELLAQGRTIQIKVDDPARAAAILSGLPWINSVKRENDHLIVDAPEESASRVSAALAEHSIFPSELVSHGVSLESVFLQLTGGESGD